In Methanobrevibacter arboriphilus JCM 13429 = DSM 1125, one genomic interval encodes:
- the csa3 gene encoding CRISPR-associated CARF protein Csa3, with translation METTLISTIYDVEPVMICITKFSPKKVLLLTEDNGSDVMRESKETLEKAFGRFIDIKSQETDSNDSVKIASGVADAIEKEKKSGNKIVVNISGGERPQALGTLFGAYSKHQFVDRIVYVDNSTKEVMDLPILKYGISSTKKEILKCLINGSNSVKELSDKIEISRGMTYNHIRELRDMGLIDKEILEITTAGRLAII, from the coding sequence ATGGAAACAACTCTAATATCAACTATTTACGACGTAGAACCAGTAATGATATGTATAACTAAATTTTCTCCAAAGAAAGTTTTATTACTGACTGAGGATAATGGTTCAGATGTAATGAGAGAAAGTAAAGAAACTTTGGAAAAGGCATTTGGACGATTCATAGATATTAAATCACAAGAAACTGACTCTAATGATTCAGTTAAAATTGCATCTGGTGTTGCCGATGCAATCGAAAAAGAAAAAAAATCTGGAAACAAAATTGTTGTTAATATAAGTGGTGGAGAAAGACCACAAGCTTTAGGAACACTTTTTGGAGCATATTCAAAACATCAATTTGTTGATAGGATTGTATATGTAGACAATTCTACAAAAGAAGTAATGGATCTTCCAATACTTAAATACGGAATTTCTTCAACTAAAAAAGAAATATTAAAATGTTTAATAAATGGTTCTAATTCTGTCAAAGAACTTTCTGATAAAATTGAAATCAGTAGGGGAATGACTTATAATCATATACGTGAATTGAGGGATATGGGCCTTATAGATAAAGAAATATTAGAAATTACTACTGCTGGAAGATTAGCTATTATTTAA